The Raphanus sativus cultivar WK10039 chromosome 2, ASM80110v3, whole genome shotgun sequence DNA segment attctttcaaaGTTAGCTTAGTattaatagagaaaaaaaattatgttcatGGTCTTTTTTACGGTAGGgatataaactattaaaatatttacatccCTTGTATATTAATCCTCGAGTATTACAATATGTTTTTTTAGCTATGTGTTATCACTAGGATGATTCTTAGAATTCTTAGAAAAGTAAGTTggttcataaaaatatattttatacttattgttaaactaactatcaaatTAAAAGCTAGGAAATTACCTTAAAcaaattatttccttaaataaaaattatgaaattacatgatatgattaaaatatatatgacagTTATTGATTATGAccatatatatttcataagaaaaattttattctctctctttttgtttgatttatattattaaaaattaaataatcacattaagcatataataaaaattagattttttatatgttatattagattttttttaaaacaactataaagtactaaatatatgaatatgaagtctcataaatatatatagtatatatcagttaaattatatactatataaaatatattaatttcataaatttcattggaaatgttttgagatcataatattttaattttgaaatttgtatagAAAAAATCTCAAATTCAAATGTTTGTGATTAAcagtttaaatttttgttacagaaaatatacaaatgttaataaaatcatatgagtcaGAAGtgtcaataataaatattttatattaaaatatactatatatatatatattagtatcactaaagttttatttatttttgatgaaatcacaaaagtttaattatataccatataaagtaaataaaaagaccgttttgatttatttttcaatttatgtGTTACTCTAATCTATATAATTTGATGATTTTTCACATAGGTggtttttaatatgttttgctCCTGATAATTCCAGAATATACTTCTTCAGAtcgaaattaattttaatattagaagcaccatatatatttttttttatttgggttaAATAATTTAGtcttaatttttattcataaaaagaTTTATGAAATAACATAACAATATTCTAATTACCTCATTTTGAGTTTATTTGAAGAAGAGAGATTTGATCATTCGTGTAATATTTGTTTCTTCCTAATACCCTATCTAGCTATTTTAATTGTAAGAATGAGAGATTTGAACtatttattataagttttatggtttatcatttaataaatcaaacaatTCTCAGTTTAAATAATAGTTTACATATACTAGAATggtaaaatatcataaatatttttttatagatatagaTGATGTTTGTTTCTCCATCTGAATGAGCCATCTGGATGGAGataaaagttttatttgtttagaCATTAAAAGTACAAGTCATTTAGATGGCTCATCTGaatgagttttaaaaatttagttttcattttgaAAATCAGCTGGTTGATCCAAATTGAACCATTTGAATGGAGATGATCTATTCAAAATGACATAATGTCTAttatatctataatataatttacaaattataaatttaacctatattattttagtattcaCAAAAATgacaaaaccacaaaaacacATCTTCTCACCAAAACTAcgaacaaatttttttctgCCAAAATCGCAAATACACGTTTTCTtgtcaaaacaacaaaaaagtgTTTTCTCCACAAAATAGCAAAAAcgaattttccgcaaaaacgtGGTTTCCTGCCGAAATCGCAAAAACACagtttctcgccaaaaccgcaaaaagcAGTTTTCCGTCAAATCCGCAAAAACGTGGTTTTCTTCCTCAAAACTGTCAAAATGTAGTTTTCCACCAAAATCGCAAAAATGATCTTGCCAAAACCGCAAAGCGGTTTCCACCAAAACCACAACAATACggttttccaccaaaaccgcaaaaataCGGTTTAGCCAatcaaacaaatataaatttcagGTCCGTTTCCTCTTCTAGCGATCTTCATCACTACTAACAATCAAACCTCCTCTTTACTCCCATCTTTAAGGTCTTTTGTTTCACCCCTCTCTCTATCTATTTCTTATAATTATCGCCATGAATCTCAAAGAAGCTTTACGCCTCTCCTCTCCACAAACGGCCAAAAAATCAAACAATCGCCGCGACCGCTCTCCCCTCCCACCGCCGTCCCGCAGGGATTACAAGAGGCGGCCTATCGGGAGTCCTCCGCCGCCGTACAGAGACAGGCGGCACTCTCCTCCCATGCGccgctcctcctcctccttctaaGCGCTATCGGAGGGACGATAGTGGATATGATGGTCGGCGTGGTGGTTATGGACCTCCCGATCGAAGGTAATTTCCATCTCCTATACTTGGAATCCGCCAAGCTTATTTAAAGACAtttcgttgttgttgttggcttACCTAATACAATAGTTGTAGAAGATCAAATTGCGTTTCTCACTCTTCAATATTTATTAGGAATGATAGATTTGGATATGAGAATGACCGTGAGATGGGAGGAAGGCATGGTTACGGTGATGAAAGGCCTCCTGGCCGCTTTATGGGGCGGGGCGTTATCAAGACTGGGAGGGAGGTCGTGGAAGTTATGGTGATGCCTCTAACAGAGGAAGTACTCAAAGGTCAGAGTTCCGTCTAGGGAGTATGCAACTGTGTCTAATGATGCTCAGTAAAAAGGGAGATACATCCCTTGTAGAGTGAATGTTTGATACACATGAGATGTTGAAGTCTATCATCTCTATTTCAGCATTGCTGTTTAAGTTCTAGATAAACATATCCTTTTGTAATGGTGCTTAAGCAGTTGTCTCTTAAaggccttttttttttctcctgtTGCAGATATCAAGAATACAAGTCAGAGTATATCACAACACAGAAACGTGTCTATTTTAACGCTCACAAAGAGGAAGAATGGTGATTTCCACTATCTGTTCCCATCGTTTACTTTCTTTTGGGAAATTCTGCttatctatttatttacatGCTTATCTTATGTTGCGCTTCCAGGTTAAAAGATAAGTATCATCTAACCAACTTGCTAACTGTCATAGAAAAGTGAGTTCAATTCCTTTGACATTTGCAGCAGTTCTGTTTTGTGTAATATACTGTACACATGATATCTTATTTTCTGTATCTATTCCTTTAAATATTCAGGAGGAATGAACATGCACGGAAGGTGGCGAAGGACTTCTTACTTGACTTACAGAGCGGGAATCTTGATTTGTAAGATCATTTCCTTCGCCTCTACTCCGCATTTATGATTATGATAATTATGCCATCTCTTAATTCCCCAGTGTTCCTTCGATCTGTTCCATAGGTCCTGCAGTGACAGCATTGAATAAAACAAGTGAGCCAAAGTCTGAGGATGAAGCAGATGCTGAGGATTGAACTTCCTTCAGCATCTTCTGTCTTGGCGTGTACTGATCAtatgtttttgaaaaagtaTGTGTGTAAGTATGATGACAAGGTGTTTGTGGACGAGTTAATGGCTATCTTCACCAAAGATGGTGACTCATAGATAGAAAGCTTTGTTTTCTCCTTCCCATTAATTTTAGATTTGTCTATGAAATTTTGTTGTCATTCAAACTGTCAGTAATCTTATCAATTGATATCAAGTGATGCTTTGGTTGATATGATAAAGAGTTCTCtttataagtaaaattatatgctatattttataaaataaatttggttttattaatacctattttataatatcaaataaatgtGGTATATGGTGTAAAAAGTcaccttttaattttatttgaagaagcaaataaaaataaaataattgtttaattCAAACTTATCTGAAgtacaattaaaaatatctatacaaaataaatacaagATGCAAAACAACATATCTTATTGTATAAAGTTTGGTTCGTCGAAGTTGTTACTTAATTTGATCACGATATGCATCATTATAAAATTAAGATCATAAGAACATCTCCAAGGTAcactattttttcctctataatttacataaaaatagagtaactatattataaaataacttttactCCAATGGTTTACTATATAATAAAGTTACTCTATTATAAAGTGAAATATAGAGGAATGTCACTTTTtaactctatatttggagtgaAAAAGTGACATTCCTCTAtatttcactctataatagaataattctattatagagtaaccattggagcaaaagttattctataatagagttactctatttttgtgTAAATTATGGAGAAAAAAATAGTGTGCCATTGGAGATACTATAACAAGTgtcaaaaattttattatataaaactattttttggattttaaagaaatttagaaaaaggaaaattactataaaaaaatattattacttcACAAAAATTTCGGGTCTTAAATGTCCATACGAAAAAAAAGGACGATGGCGACTCAGTAGGCGATTTAGGGTTCGCCGCACTCCCGATGGTTCTGATGAATTTTCGAGGATGGGATCCGGGGATTTTGGGGGAATCTGCTTCCAAATATTGGTTCACTATGGGTGTAGATCATCTCGACCGATCGGATTGTAGGGGTGGGAGATCTTTTTCGATTGATGTGGAACGGAGCGTGATTATGGTTCTCATTAAAACC contains these protein-coding regions:
- the LOC108834224 gene encoding uncharacterized protein LOC108834224 isoform X1, producing the protein MNLKEALRLSSPQTAKKSNNRRDRSPLPPPSRRDYKRRPIGSPPPPYRDRRHSPPMRRSSSSYDGRRGGYGPPDRRNDRFGYENDREMGGRHGYGDERPPGRFMGRGVIKTGREVVEVMVMPLTEEVLKGGMNMHGRWRRTSYLTYRAGILICPAVTALNKTSEPKSEDEADAED
- the LOC108834224 gene encoding serrate RNA effector molecule-like isoform X2 is translated as MNLKEALRLSSPQTAKKSNNRRDRSPLPPPSRRDYKRRPIGSPPPPYRDRRHSPPMRRSSSSYDGRRGGYGPPDRRYQEYKSEYITTQKRVYFNAHKEEEWLKDKYHLTNLLTVIEKRNEHARKVAKDFLLDLQSGNLDLSCSDSIE